A genomic segment from Gossypium hirsutum isolate 1008001.06 chromosome D04, Gossypium_hirsutum_v2.1, whole genome shotgun sequence encodes:
- the LOC121216148 gene encoding ankyrin-3-like, with protein sequence MTTCSMLTCQPSYRTRSDFIEQILVKCPSLLLQTNAKGQTPLHVATRNGGSTIVRLLIMFCAKVIDEDLEKLGMDQLNAVREMIRHTDQESNTALHIATRYGHVEVVQALLEHEDPDFPYFANINHETPLYLAARRGSRRLLSILLDKSKSTAHGGPHGRTALHATAMVRDPIKLRGTRIILEKKGNLTKKTDENGHTPLHYAAHLGHNAVLGELLKWDISVAYIGDKKWGMTPLLMAAREGYGALVRKILIVQIVVKEWTKEEQIVKLLKEIVNEEVAEKSVRPIGLTTITAESLEKTRDADLVVAAFIASVTFAVAITVPGGFKSEKGLD encoded by the exons ATGACAACGTGCTCCATGTTAACTTGTCAACCATCGTACCGTACCAGATCAGATTTTATCGAACAAATTCTTGTCAAGTGTCCATCACTGCTACTCCAAACAAATGCTAAAGGTCAAACTCCATTGCATGTTGCAACAAGGAATGGAGGTTCTACTATTGTACGACTTCTAATCATGTTTTGTGCAAAAGTTATTGATGAAGATTTAGAGAAGCTGGGAATGGATCAACTGAATGCAGTGAGGGAGATGATCAGACATACGGATCAAGAATCCAATACGGCTTTACATATAGCAACACGGTATGGCCATGTTGAAGTGGTGCAAGCATTGCTGGAGCATGAAGACCCTGATTTTCCATATTTTGCCAATATAAACCACGAAACTCCACTTTACTTAGCAGCTAGGAGAGGAAGTCGGCGCTTGCTGAGTATATTATTAGATAAATCAAAATCAACTGCTCATGGTGGCCCCCACGGTAGAACAGCTTTGCATGCAACAGCTATGGTTAGAGATCCAATTAAGTTAA GGGGTACAAGGATAATACTAGAGAAGAAAGGGAATTTGACAAAGAAAACAGATGAAAATGGACACACCCCTCTTCACTATGCTGCACACTTGGGTCACAATGCAGTTCTGGGAGAGCTGTTAAAATGGGATATATCTGTTGCTTATATAGGTGATAAAAAGTGGGGGATGACACCCCTTCTTATGGCAGCCAGGGAAGGCTATGGAGCCTTAGTAAGAAAGATTCTTATTGTCCAGATTGTTGTGAAAGAGTGGACAAAAGAG GAGCAAATTGTAAAATTGTTGAAAGAAATTGTGAATGAAGAAGTAGCAGAGAAATCAGTTCGTCCCATTGGCTTGACAACTATAACTGCAGAAAGCTTGGAGAAGACAAGAGATGCTGATTTAGTAGTGGCAGCATTTATAGCTTCGGTCACATTCGCAGTGGCAATAACCGTTCCAGGTGGTTTCAAGAGCGAAAAAGGTTTAGACTAA